Proteins found in one Candidatus Nitrosopelagicus brevis genomic segment:
- a CDS encoding 50S ribosomal protein L18e, translating into MVTQAKVNTLKILKKASKENDAPIWAKVADFVQKSRSNQKIVNLTRINQTTEDGNAVVITGKILGTGNISHKVSVSSFSISNAAAKKIIESGGEVLKFSEMIEKFPTGKGVKIIG; encoded by the coding sequence ATGGTAACACAAGCTAAAGTAAATACGCTGAAGATCTTGAAAAAAGCATCTAAAGAAAATGATGCTCCAATTTGGGCCAAAGTTGCAGATTTTGTTCAAAAATCAAGATCTAACCAAAAAATAGTAAATCTGACAAGAATTAATCAGACAACAGAAGACGGAAATGCAGTAGTAATTACTGGTAAAATTCTGGGAACAGGCAATATTTCACACAAAGTTTCAGTTTCATCATTTTCAATTTCTAACGCTGCTGCAAAAAAAATCATAGAATCAGGTGGAGAAGTTTTAAAATTTTCAGAAATGATAGAAAAATTTCCAACAGGTAAAGGAGTTAAAATAATTGGCTAA
- a CDS encoding DNA-directed RNA polymerase subunit D: MSLEIINENEEKVSVKIKGVPLQYANALRRICLNGVPIYAVESVDMLENSSVLADEGVAHRVGLIPLKTDLESSKADNENDKIMLTLDSGISDETRTILSGDLKSQDSNVVPTSDDIPIVTLAPGQSIKFEAHARLGKGTEHAKWNSANIVTLTESDKDDERILTVESTGALNPKHIILSSVEQLASKLSEFKTTISEIK, translated from the coding sequence TTGTCTCTAGAAATTATTAATGAAAATGAAGAAAAAGTATCTGTAAAGATCAAAGGAGTGCCACTTCAATATGCCAATGCATTAAGAAGAATTTGTCTAAATGGAGTTCCAATTTATGCTGTTGAAAGTGTTGATATGTTAGAAAATTCATCGGTATTAGCAGATGAAGGTGTAGCTCATAGAGTTGGTTTAATTCCTTTGAAAACAGACTTGGAATCATCTAAGGCAGATAATGAAAATGACAAAATTATGCTTACATTAGATTCAGGAATTTCAGATGAGACAAGAACTATTCTTTCTGGAGATTTAAAGTCTCAAGATAGTAATGTAGTTCCTACATCAGATGATATACCTATAGTTACACTTGCACCAGGTCAATCAATAAAATTCGAAGCACATGCAAGATTAGGTAAAGGAACTGAGCATGCAAAATGGAATTCAGCAAATATTGTCACACTAACAGAATCTGACAAAGATGATGAAAGAATTCTAACAGTTGAATCTACAGGTGCGTTGAATCCAAAACACATCATTTTATCAAGTGTAGAACAATTAGCAAGTAAATTATCCGAGTTTAAGACCACAATATCGGAAATTAAGTAA
- the rpsI gene encoding 30S ribosomal protein S9: MIPKTEIYYASRKTSSAHVFITKGVGKIRINNIPLEMIEPESSREVILAPLEIIGEEIRDKVDISIRVRGGGFMGQAYASATAMSRALIGWTKSKKEPKDHPFNKSTRQQLREKIADYDKYLISGDARRKEPKKFGGPGARRRKQKSYR; this comes from the coding sequence TTGATTCCTAAAACAGAGATTTACTATGCATCAAGAAAAACATCTAGTGCACATGTATTCATTACAAAAGGTGTAGGAAAAATTAGAATTAACAATATCCCACTAGAAATGATTGAACCTGAATCCTCAAGAGAAGTAATTCTGGCACCATTAGAAATCATTGGTGAAGAAATTAGAGATAAAGTTGACATTTCAATCAGAGTTAGAGGAGGAGGTTTCATGGGACAAGCATATGCATCTGCAACTGCAATGTCAAGAGCTTTAATTGGTTGGACAAAATCTAAAAAAGAACCAAAAGATCATCCATTTAACAAATCAACACGTCAGCAACTAAGAGAAAAAATTGCAGATTATGATAAATATTTGATCAGTGGAGATGCAAGAAGAAAAGAACCAAAGAAATTTGGCGGCCCTGGTGCAAGAAGAAGAAAACAGAAATCATACAGATAG
- the leuD gene encoding 3-isopropylmalate dehydratase small subunit, producing MKPFSKINSIITPFDKANVDTDQIIPKQFLKLITKSGFGKFLFYDWRFNHDGKEKDDFILNDLHYQNSQILVTNENFGCGSSREHAVWALKDFGFDVIISPSFADIFYSNCFKNGVLPIILDIENIKKLLKFKDKIELDLQSQTINFGSESINFQIDSHRKTRLLEGLDDIDLTLKEDGKIENFEKNSSRISIFE from the coding sequence TTGAAACCATTTTCTAAAATTAATAGTATCATCACTCCGTTTGATAAAGCAAATGTAGATACAGATCAAATAATTCCAAAACAATTTCTTAAACTTATTACAAAATCTGGATTTGGAAAATTTCTTTTTTATGATTGGCGATTCAATCATGACGGAAAGGAAAAAGACGATTTCATTTTAAATGATTTACATTATCAGAATTCCCAAATACTTGTAACAAACGAAAACTTTGGTTGTGGTTCATCAAGAGAACATGCAGTTTGGGCTTTGAAAGATTTTGGTTTTGATGTAATCATATCTCCTTCGTTTGCTGATATTTTCTATAGTAATTGCTTCAAAAATGGTGTTTTACCAATTATTTTAGATATTGAAAATATTAAAAAATTATTAAAATTCAAGGATAAAATTGAACTTGATTTACAGTCTCAAACAATCAATTTTGGTAGTGAATCGATAAATTTTCAAATTGATTCTCATAGAAAAACTAGATTGTTAGAAGGTCTAGATGATATCGATCTTACTCTCAAAGAAGATGGAAAAATAGAAAATTTCGAAAAAAATTCTTCTAGAATATCAATTTTTGAATAA
- the rplM gene encoding 50S ribosomal protein L13: MAKWNNRKSQPEQQQVVDLSKPIVVDGTHLIAGRLASNVAKLLRKGNRVTIVNCDKIMMSGKKFSIIGEYEEFLKINSIINYKHGPKHPRRPDTIISRMIRGMLPFEDKPSGKTDFARLRTYIGVPKEVKGLEKIQFEKAKITKDSSRYTTMAEISRYIGGTNF; the protein is encoded by the coding sequence TTGGCTAAATGGAATAACAGAAAGTCTCAACCTGAACAGCAACAAGTAGTTGACTTAAGTAAACCAATAGTAGTTGATGGTACACATTTGATTGCAGGCAGACTTGCATCAAATGTTGCAAAGTTATTGAGAAAAGGAAACAGAGTTACAATTGTTAATTGTGATAAAATTATGATGAGTGGTAAAAAATTCAGTATTATTGGAGAGTATGAAGAATTTTTAAAAATTAACAGTATTATCAATTACAAACATGGACCTAAACATCCTAGAAGACCAGATACAATAATTTCAAGAATGATTAGAGGAATGCTTCCATTTGAAGACAAACCATCAGGTAAGACTGATTTTGCTAGATTGAGAACTTACATTGGAGTTCCAAAAGAAGTAAAAGGTTTGGAAAAAATTCAATTTGAAAAAGCAAAAATAACAAAAGATTCATCACGATACACAACAATGGCAGAGATTAGTAGATACATTGGAGGAACCAACTTTTGA
- the leuC gene encoding 3-isopropylmalate dehydratase large subunit, whose amino-acid sequence MTETLFEKIWNSHVVVERKNEPSLIYIDRHLIHEVTSPQAFDGLRVNNRKVRRPDLTVATIDHNVPTTDRSLPMIDETSSTQIKTLEKNCKDFGIKLFGINDPNQGIVHVIGPQLGITLPGSTIVCGDSHTSTQGAFGAFAFGIGTSEVEHTLATQTLWLEKPKTFEILATGKRKNSFAVTSKDIILSIIKQIGTDGGTGHVLEYRGDAISDLSMEQRMTICNMSIEAGSRAGLIAPDEKTYDYLNNREYTPKNYDELVDEWKNNLMSDPNSKFDKSFTIDVEQIEPQVSWGTNPAMVSDVTGKIPTPEDFGQNNEIQIESAKKALSYMDLKPDTAIVEIPIDRVFIGSCTNARLEDLKDAAEIVKGKTVNSDVNAMVVPGSQMVKLEAEKLGLDKIFKDANFEWRESGCSMCLGMNPDILKPGERCASTSNRNFEGRQGSGGRTHLVSPVMAAASAIAGHFVDVREWC is encoded by the coding sequence AGAAAATTTGGAATTCTCATGTTGTAGTTGAAAGAAAAAATGAACCTTCATTAATTTACATTGATCGTCATCTTATCCATGAAGTAACATCTCCTCAGGCTTTTGATGGATTAAGAGTTAACAACCGAAAGGTAAGGCGCCCTGATTTGACTGTGGCTACAATTGATCACAATGTTCCTACTACTGATAGGAGCTTACCAATGATTGACGAAACTTCATCAACACAAATCAAAACTTTGGAAAAAAATTGTAAAGATTTTGGAATAAAGCTATTTGGAATTAATGATCCTAATCAAGGAATTGTACATGTAATAGGTCCACAATTAGGAATTACCTTACCTGGAAGTACAATTGTGTGTGGTGATAGTCATACTTCCACTCAAGGTGCATTTGGTGCATTTGCATTTGGAATTGGAACAAGTGAAGTTGAACATACACTTGCAACCCAAACACTTTGGTTAGAAAAACCAAAAACATTTGAAATTTTAGCTACCGGTAAACGTAAAAACTCATTTGCAGTGACATCTAAGGACATAATTCTAAGTATAATCAAACAGATTGGAACTGACGGAGGCACTGGTCACGTATTAGAATATCGTGGAGATGCAATAAGTGATTTATCCATGGAACAACGAATGACTATTTGCAATATGTCAATTGAAGCAGGTTCAAGAGCAGGTCTTATCGCACCTGATGAAAAAACATATGATTATCTCAATAATAGGGAATACACTCCAAAAAATTATGATGAACTTGTTGATGAATGGAAAAACAATCTAATGTCTGATCCTAACTCAAAATTTGATAAAAGTTTTACAATTGATGTAGAACAAATTGAACCACAAGTAAGTTGGGGAACAAATCCTGCAATGGTATCTGATGTAACTGGAAAAATTCCTACTCCTGAAGATTTTGGTCAAAATAATGAAATACAAATTGAAAGTGCAAAAAAGGCTTTGTCTTACATGGATTTGAAACCTGATACTGCTATCGTGGAAATTCCAATTGACAGAGTTTTCATTGGTTCATGTACAAACGCACGTTTAGAAGATTTGAAAGATGCTGCAGAAATTGTAAAAGGTAAAACAGTTAATTCAGATGTCAACGCAATGGTTGTTCCTGGTTCACAAATGGTAAAACTTGAGGCTGAGAAGTTAGGATTAGACAAAATATTCAAAGATGCAAATTTTGAATGGAGAGAATCTGGTTGTAGTATGTGTCTTGGAATGAATCCTGATATCTTAAAACCGGGTGAACGATGTGCTAGTACCTCTAATAGAAATTTCGAAGGAAGACAGGGTTCTGGTGGACGAACTCATCTTGTTAGCCCTGTCATGGCAGCTGCATCTGCTATCGCTGGTCATTTTGTTGATGTGAGAGAATGGTGTTAA